A stretch of the Corynebacterium maris DSM 45190 genome encodes the following:
- a CDS encoding lysophospholipid acyltransferase family protein gives MPSKMYAIAKALVGWTFHVWNRPEIDGVEHIPDDGAAILASNHQAVMDSIYLPLLVDRQITFPAKAEYFTTPGPLGRARAWFFRAAGQIPVDRDATDAGQAMVTAARSVLDRGDLLGIYPEGTRSPDGRLYKGRTGMARIAMATGHPVVPIAMIDSRKANPIGTWLLRPAKVRIIVGEAIDPHAWAAQEGLDHTDRAVMRQFTDHVMAVLAELTGQPYVDVYATDVKKSLAAGDGYPAGAERGGELETRG, from the coding sequence ATGCCCAGTAAGATGTACGCGATCGCCAAGGCACTCGTCGGGTGGACTTTTCATGTCTGGAACCGGCCGGAGATCGACGGGGTCGAGCACATCCCGGACGACGGCGCCGCCATCTTGGCCTCCAACCATCAGGCCGTCATGGACTCCATTTACCTGCCGTTGCTGGTGGACCGGCAGATCACTTTTCCCGCGAAGGCCGAGTACTTCACCACCCCCGGACCATTGGGGCGGGCGCGGGCGTGGTTCTTCCGGGCGGCAGGGCAGATCCCGGTGGACCGCGACGCCACCGACGCGGGCCAGGCGATGGTCACCGCGGCCCGTTCCGTCCTCGACCGCGGCGACCTCCTCGGCATTTACCCGGAGGGCACCCGTTCCCCGGACGGCCGCCTGTACAAGGGCCGCACCGGCATGGCCCGCATCGCGATGGCGACGGGGCACCCGGTGGTGCCGATCGCGATGATCGACTCCCGCAAGGCCAACCCCATCGGGACTTGGCTGCTGCGTCCGGCGAAGGTGCGCATCATCGTCGGCGAGGCCATTGACCCGCACGCCTGGGCCGCGCAGGAGGGGCTGGACCACACCGACCGCGCGGTGATGCGGCAGTTCACGGACCATGTCATGGCGGTGCTGGCGGAGCTGACCGGCCAGCCGTACGTGGACGTCTACGCCACGGACGTGAAGAAGTCACTGGCGGCCGGGGACGGGTATCCGGCGGGGGCGGAGCGGGGCGGAGAGCTCGAAACACGAGGTTAA
- a CDS encoding acyltransferase family protein, whose translation MAWPDIAKGISILGVVTLHVGLAVPEGMDTTLAKINTLLDPLRMPLFFLVSGFFATKIFTFTFSQLFARRLWFFLVPYLVWVPVELWLKYREYAMVFGTDPLPWSGYAAHVLQGKNMAWFLYALVLFNVILWLTRRMPRWGVALVALSPLLLLPVHYDWHMAGKAVLYLPVFLAGAYLRPTITRFAEMALTPWRLLFAAGTYAAGLGLMVAWNRFAAGSGDSFELPWPLLFADTIGTSEVRLPVMSVVQLLMLPTAIALTVIIAKIPYLAQGLQNLGRNTLIIYLSHPIAFTIGYHYLQAQLEIVIARDADVWWHTTQFWMLYLFALSVIGALVFQAISRTPVLGWTLTPPKLPEPGRRAPKTVASAAPRQSVDAPVDSPRHT comes from the coding sequence ATGGCTTGGCCAGACATCGCCAAGGGGATTTCCATTCTCGGGGTGGTCACCCTGCATGTGGGGCTCGCCGTCCCCGAGGGCATGGACACCACGTTGGCGAAGATCAACACGCTGCTGGACCCGCTCCGCATGCCGTTGTTCTTCCTGGTCAGCGGATTCTTCGCCACCAAGATCTTCACTTTCACCTTCAGCCAGCTCTTCGCGCGCCGGCTGTGGTTTTTCCTCGTGCCCTACCTGGTGTGGGTGCCGGTCGAACTGTGGCTGAAATACCGTGAATACGCCATGGTCTTCGGCACCGACCCCTTGCCGTGGAGCGGGTATGCGGCGCATGTGCTGCAGGGCAAGAACATGGCGTGGTTCCTCTACGCGTTGGTGCTGTTCAACGTCATCCTCTGGTTGACCCGGCGGATGCCGCGCTGGGGAGTGGCCCTGGTCGCGCTCAGCCCGCTGTTGCTGCTGCCCGTGCACTACGACTGGCACATGGCCGGCAAGGCGGTGCTCTACCTGCCGGTCTTCCTGGCCGGCGCCTACCTGCGGCCCACGATCACCCGCTTCGCGGAGATGGCGTTGACGCCGTGGCGCCTGCTGTTCGCGGCCGGCACCTACGCCGCCGGGCTGGGCCTGATGGTCGCCTGGAACCGTTTCGCGGCGGGATCCGGCGACTCATTCGAGCTGCCGTGGCCGTTGCTGTTCGCCGACACGATCGGAACCTCGGAAGTGCGCCTGCCGGTGATGTCGGTGGTGCAGCTGCTCATGCTGCCCACCGCGATCGCGCTGACGGTGATCATCGCGAAGATCCCGTACCTGGCGCAGGGGCTGCAGAACCTCGGCCGCAACACGCTGATCATCTACCTCTCGCATCCGATCGCCTTCACCATCGGCTACCACTACCTGCAGGCGCAGCTGGAGATCGTGATCGCCCGCGACGCCGACGTGTGGTGGCACACCACGCAGTTCTGGATGCTCTACCTCTTCGCCCTCTCCGTGATCGGGGCGCTGGTGTTCCAGGCCATCAGCCGCACCCCGGTGCTGGGCTGGACGCTGACTCCGCCGAAGCTGCCGGAGCCGGGCCGCCGCGCACCGAAGACGGTGGCCTCCGCCGCGCCGCGCCAGTCCGTCGACGCCCCGGTGGACAGCCCCCGCCACACCTAG
- a CDS encoding glycosyltransferase 87 family protein, with protein sequence MTTVQTTPRLRIVAGAGLLISLAMAVLYLATVGAGGLTWRFYIDAAVYRAGGQFVLDGAQLYHEQLFVGGEETGFPQTSLPFTYPPFASLLFVPLALVSQTTAGLIIAVGNLVLAWSVTALLIDAVASARWRGRRAAALATAVLPLVLLAEPVRETIFFGQINLVLMLLVVVGTVARTPWSRSWAGGVFVGLAAAIKLTPAVFGLYFLVHRRWAAAAATVASFLAFTGAAALILPRDSVDYWASTLADTDRIGGTAYASNQSVKGVLARLLGPEHPAESWLWLLIVGALLVLITAAMLRLHRTGGDVGRSGRVASLTVASMIAGLCSPVSWSHHWVWLIAAAVVFVAAALRTTGPARLTAGALAALTGLVGLIGPHWLLPHRDGAELLWPWWAQLTGSSYVVLGVLTILTAVVLPRALTGAAGVDDALARVWSRVILVCAVLLAIGVVAAAVTGG encoded by the coding sequence GTGACTACTGTGCAGACGACGCCCCGACTCCGGATCGTGGCCGGAGCCGGCCTCCTCATTTCCTTGGCAATGGCCGTGCTTTACCTCGCCACCGTCGGCGCCGGCGGCTTGACCTGGCGGTTTTACATCGACGCCGCCGTCTATCGGGCCGGCGGCCAATTCGTCCTCGACGGCGCGCAGCTCTACCACGAGCAGCTGTTCGTCGGCGGGGAGGAGACCGGCTTCCCGCAGACGTCGCTGCCGTTTACCTATCCCCCGTTCGCGTCGCTGCTGTTTGTGCCGCTGGCGCTGGTCAGCCAGACGACCGCCGGCCTGATCATCGCCGTCGGCAACCTGGTCTTGGCGTGGTCGGTCACCGCCTTACTCATCGACGCCGTCGCCTCCGCCCGGTGGCGCGGGCGACGGGCGGCGGCGCTGGCGACGGCGGTGCTGCCGCTGGTGCTGCTGGCGGAGCCGGTGCGCGAGACCATCTTCTTCGGCCAGATCAACCTGGTGCTGATGCTGCTGGTCGTCGTGGGCACGGTGGCGCGTACCCCGTGGTCGCGCAGCTGGGCGGGAGGCGTGTTCGTGGGTCTCGCCGCGGCGATCAAGCTCACTCCCGCCGTGTTCGGCCTCTACTTCCTCGTCCACCGCCGGTGGGCCGCGGCGGCCGCGACGGTGGCCTCCTTCCTCGCTTTCACGGGGGCGGCGGCGCTGATCCTGCCCCGCGACTCCGTGGACTACTGGGCTTCCACGCTGGCCGACACCGACCGCATCGGCGGCACCGCCTACGCCTCCAACCAGTCGGTCAAAGGCGTGCTCGCCCGGCTGCTCGGCCCGGAGCACCCGGCGGAATCTTGGCTGTGGCTGCTTATCGTGGGGGCGTTGCTCGTCCTGATCACCGCCGCCATGCTTCGGCTCCATCGCACCGGCGGGGACGTGGGCCGGTCCGGCCGGGTGGCGTCGTTGACGGTGGCCTCAATGATCGCGGGGCTGTGCTCCCCCGTCTCCTGGAGCCACCACTGGGTGTGGCTGATCGCGGCGGCCGTCGTGTTCGTCGCGGCCGCGCTGCGCACCACGGGTCCGGCGCGGCTCACGGCGGGTGCCCTGGCCGCGCTCACCGGGCTGGTGGGTCTGATTGGGCCGCACTGGCTGCTTCCCCACCGCGACGGCGCAGAACTGTTGTGGCCCTGGTGGGCGCAGCTGACCGGCAGTTCCTACGTGGTCCTCGGCGTGCTGACGATTCTCACCGCGGTGGTGCTCCCCCGCGCGTTGACCGGCGCGGCGGGCGTCGACGACGCACTCGCCCGGGTCTGGTCCCGGGTGATTCTCGTCTGCGCGGTGCTGCTGGCGATCGGCGTCGTGGCCGCGGCGGTCACGGGCGGGTGA
- a CDS encoding class II 3-deoxy-7-phosphoheptulonate synthase: MSWTIDIPEALLPDLPPLPAELDAQFKDVISRDAKQQPTWDQKQADNVRAVLESVPPIVVAPEVTELKRKLADVANGEAFLLQGGDCAETFESNTEPHIRSNIKTLLQMAVVLTYGASTPVIKLARIAGQYAKPRSSDLDASGLPNYRGDIVNGVEPTPEARKHDPTRMIRAYANSAAAMNLVRALTSSGTADLYRLHEWNREFVAASPAGARYQALANEIEAGLRFMDAAGVNDESLRTSDIYASHEALLVDYERAMLRLHEDEDGVTRLYDLSAHQLWIGERTRGVDDFHVNFASMIANPIGLKIGPTVTPEEAVAYAAKLDPEREPGRLTFVARMGHDKVRDVLPAVVQAVEAEGHKVIWQSDPMHGNTFTASNGYKTRHFDKVIDEVQGFFEVHRALGTHPGGVHIELTGEDVTECLGGAMDITDVDLPGRYESACDPRLNTQQALELSFLVAEMLRN, encoded by the coding sequence GTGAGTTGGACAATCGATATCCCCGAAGCCTTGCTGCCGGACCTCCCGCCCTTGCCCGCGGAACTGGACGCGCAGTTCAAGGACGTCATTTCCCGGGACGCCAAGCAGCAGCCCACCTGGGACCAGAAGCAAGCCGACAATGTGCGGGCGGTGCTCGAGTCCGTGCCGCCGATTGTCGTCGCGCCGGAAGTCACGGAGCTCAAGCGCAAGCTGGCCGACGTGGCCAACGGCGAGGCCTTCCTCCTGCAGGGCGGCGACTGCGCCGAGACCTTCGAGTCCAACACCGAGCCGCACATCCGCTCGAACATCAAGACCCTGCTGCAGATGGCCGTCGTGCTCACCTACGGCGCCTCCACCCCGGTGATCAAGCTGGCGCGCATCGCCGGCCAGTACGCCAAGCCGCGTTCCTCCGACCTGGACGCCAGCGGGCTGCCGAACTACCGCGGCGACATCGTCAACGGCGTGGAACCGACCCCGGAGGCGCGCAAGCACGACCCGACCCGCATGATCCGCGCCTACGCCAACTCGGCGGCGGCGATGAACCTGGTCCGTGCCCTGACCTCCTCGGGCACCGCCGATCTGTACCGCCTGCACGAGTGGAACCGCGAGTTCGTCGCCGCCTCCCCGGCGGGCGCGCGCTACCAGGCGCTGGCCAACGAGATCGAGGCCGGCCTGCGGTTCATGGACGCCGCCGGCGTCAACGACGAATCGCTGCGCACCTCCGACATCTACGCCTCCCATGAGGCGCTGCTGGTGGACTACGAGCGCGCCATGCTGCGCCTGCACGAGGACGAGGACGGCGTGACCCGCCTCTACGACCTGTCCGCACACCAGCTGTGGATCGGCGAGCGCACCCGCGGCGTCGACGACTTCCACGTCAACTTCGCGTCGATGATCGCCAACCCGATCGGCTTGAAGATCGGTCCGACGGTCACCCCGGAGGAAGCGGTCGCCTACGCGGCGAAGCTCGACCCGGAGCGCGAGCCGGGTCGCCTGACCTTCGTCGCCCGCATGGGCCACGACAAGGTCCGCGACGTCCTGCCGGCCGTCGTCCAGGCCGTCGAGGCCGAGGGCCACAAGGTCATCTGGCAGTCGGACCCGATGCACGGCAACACCTTCACCGCCTCCAACGGCTACAAGACGCGCCACTTTGACAAGGTCATCGACGAAGTGCAGGGCTTCTTCGAGGTCCACCGCGCACTGGGCACCCACCCGGGCGGCGTGCACATCGAGCTGACCGGCGAGGACGTCACCGAGTGCCTCGGCGGCGCCATGGACATCACCGACGTGGATCTGCCGGGCCGCTACGAGTCCGCCTGCGACCCGCGCCTGAACACCCAGCAGGCCCTCGAGCTGTCCTTCCTGGTCGCCGAGATGCTGCGCAACTAA
- a CDS encoding polyadenylate-specific 3'-exoribonuclease AS, which translates to MRYFYDTEFIEDGTTIELVSIGIVAEDGREYYAVSTDFDSSRANAWVREKVLAKLPSPSDPVWKSERTIREEVLAFLTRDGAPDLWAWVGAYDHVLLAQLFGDMAALPRDIPRFTHELKQYWYMAGRPRLPKAPLGNHDALVDARHNLAKFRACMEALPLDGGNQVRR; encoded by the coding sequence GTGCGGTATTTCTACGACACCGAATTCATCGAAGACGGCACCACGATCGAACTGGTCTCCATCGGCATTGTGGCGGAGGACGGGCGCGAATATTACGCGGTCTCCACCGACTTCGACTCTTCGCGGGCCAACGCCTGGGTCCGCGAAAAAGTGCTGGCCAAATTGCCCAGCCCGAGCGACCCGGTGTGGAAGTCCGAACGCACCATCCGCGAAGAAGTGCTGGCCTTCCTCACCCGGGACGGCGCCCCCGACCTGTGGGCCTGGGTCGGCGCCTACGACCACGTGCTGCTGGCGCAGCTGTTCGGGGACATGGCGGCCTTACCCCGCGACATCCCCCGGTTCACCCACGAGCTCAAGCAGTACTGGTACATGGCCGGCCGCCCGCGGCTGCCGAAAGCCCCCCTCGGCAACCACGACGCACTCGTCGACGCACGGCACAACCTGGCTAAATTCCGCGCCTGCATGGAAGCGTTGCCGCTGGACGGCGGAAACCAGGTCCGGCGCTGA